Genomic window (Nitrospiria bacterium):
TCCAGTTTCTAATTTTGGGTTAAGGTTACAAAGGGCTCTAAACCTTGATGCCGGATGAGCTTCCTCGCCATGCGATGTGCCTCTTGAGAGGTTTCAAATTTCCCCACCCTAACCCTAAAAAATTTCCCCTCCTGGTTCTCAAAGGGTTCAACCACCACCGGATCATACCATTTTAGAAGCCTTTTTTTCAATTGTTCTGCACTACGGGAAGTCCTGAGGGATGCCACCTGTATGGTAAAGTTTTGTTCGTAAAGGTCAGGGGTACCCTTGTCCCTCTTAGGGTGAAAAACCTCGACTCTAACAGGTGCTATCCCAGTTTCGACCATTCCTAATTCCCTCGCTGCCCCGTAGGATAAATCTAAAAACCTTCCACGGACGAAGGGGCCACGATCATTAATTTTGACCTTCACACTTTTCCCCGAGGTTTGATGGGTCACTTTTAAAAAGGTT
Coding sequences:
- a CDS encoding septal ring lytic transglycosylase RlpA family protein, which translates into the protein MAGGTKSVDPFKLFFKNTREFKKNGNSLFFIGLCFLFGFSLSACAGLQQDKDPSFRQKGMASWYGGKFHGRKTANGEIYNMYGLTAAHRSLPFGTFLKVTHQTSGKSVKVKINDRGPFVRGRFLDLSYGAARELGMVETGIAPVRVEVFHPKRDKGTPDLYEQNFTIQVASLRTSRSAEQLKKRLLKWYDPVVVEPFENQEGKFFRVRVGKFETSQEAHRMARKLIRHQGLEPFVTLTQN